From the Oncorhynchus gorbuscha isolate QuinsamMale2020 ecotype Even-year unplaced genomic scaffold, OgorEven_v1.0 Un_scaffold_3354, whole genome shotgun sequence genome, the window AGAACCCAGGTAGTTCAGGCTGAAAGGGAATCATCTGGTTTATCCACTTATTGCATTAACTTGACAAATTGATATTAGTTGTTGGGACTTGTAGATCAATGAGGTGAAACAAGATGTATTGTAGGCCAACTGACCCAGTACACAGTTCTGTCTTTCTGAGAGAATTGTCATTCTGCACAGTTTCATCAGCACATAGTACAACTAGGCATTTAGATGGTTATCGACCAATATTTACTACACCTATaggccatcatcatcatctccacCAAATGGTTTGTTATCCTCCCATTCCAACAATACTGCAGTGTTTATCACTCACCTTGCATACTGCTGTTTGTTGTTCACCATAGCAACACACTGAATCCCCTCCTTTACGCCACTTGAGACCTCTGTCACTCTCTACGGGCTGACCTGACCTTATCCACCATGTTCACCTTCACTGTTGCCTGTCTAGATGCCCACCGGGTGCTGTGCCTATAGCCTGGTGCTAGCCACCCACACCTGTAAGAGCTTAAGGCAACTTCTCCCATGTCCATATGGCATGACAATGAATGCCTGGGGAGTTTGCTAAAGCAAAATGAAACACCTGGCAACCACGCTACTCTACCTACATTTGTTTCCTAGGTGTCCTCATTGGATAAGGATTACAGTATAACATTTGATGGGATGGGAACGGGGGTCTTTACAAGGTGTATGTTAGGGGTAAAGATGTAAATAATTACCTTGTGTAAGAAATATCACTGTTTCATTCATTTAGTCAGTCAACCCCTGCAGAGTATGTTACCGATTATGACAATATTATGACAATGGTACATATGATTCCTCTCTAGAGGTATAGTATAGGTAACCTGAACTACAGGAAATATCAGAGAGTCTTAACTTGAGAGGAATGGATCATGTGGAACACCACAGATTAACAATGTTGGGCACTTTCTGAAATAGAATATTCGTAGCTGAAAGGTATAAAGACAAATATTGTATTAATATTTCAGGTTTGATGTACTGTTACGTACAAAACCTCATTTCATGTTGACTAATATTCCAATTGACCAGATTTGAGTGTTGATTCAATCAAGAGAATACAGGATGTGTTTGAGTATTCAATCAAGGTCTCAGACAAAATTGATTCCACCATTTGGGTGAAAACAGTATGGTGTTGATTCAATCAAGAGAATACAGGATGTGTTTGAGTATGGTGTTGATTCAATCAAGAGAATACAGGATGTGTTTGAGTATGGTGTTGATTCAATCAAGAGAATACAGGATGTGTTTGAGTATACGGTCTCAGACAAATTGCCACCATTTGGGTGAAAACATAATTCAACCACAAGTGTGTCAGCCATCATTTTCATGACCACGATTTCTCCCAAAGACATGAGATGAATGTTTCTGCATAAAGAGTTAGCTAGAAACATCAAATATAACAAATAAATAGTAACAATAATACATTTTCTAACAAAACGTCTCCTAAAGATAATGTCTGAGGCGACAGACAAACTGCCCATTAAGACTACATCTGGGTTGCTGTATGCCAGGCTGAGCCAGAGCTGCAGCtttttacagacaacacattcttaggagatgaagaaaaaaaactgtcTTGAAATACACCTCATTCATGTCCCTGTAAAACACATCATCCTCATTCATGTCCCTGTAAAACACATCATCCTCATTCATGTCCCTGTAAAACACATCATCCTCATTCTTGTCCCTGTAAAACACATCATCCTCATTCATGTCCCTGTAAAACACATCATCCTCATTCATGTCCCTGTAAAACACATCATCCTCATTCATGTCCCTGTAAAATGCATCATCCACAGTAGTTGGAACTAGTAGAAGACTCTTCCACTGGGAGGTTGAGATGTTGCAGCTTTGCTGTGAGTTGGTTTGCAGTGGGTAGACCATGGGGGAGGATTGGTGGAGAAGGGGGAAGTCAATCTCTTTCCCCAGGTTAGTCTCTGGCGATGGTAGGGTGGAGGTTGAGATGTTGCAGCTTTGCTGTGAGTTGGTTTGCAGTGGGTAGACCATGGGGGAGGATtggtggaggagggggaagtCAATCTCTTTCCCCAGGTTAGTCTCTGGCGATGGTAGGGTGGAGGTTGAGATGTTGCAGCTTTCTGGGTAGACCATGGGGAGGATTGGTGGAGGAGGGGAAGTCAATCTCTTTCCCCAGGTTAGTCTCTGGCGATGGTAGGGTGGACGTTGGAGGATTTGGGGGTGGCATTTCTGGGTGATGACAAAGGCTTTGCCAGGTGGACTCAGAGGGGCATGGCATGACATGGCAGGTGGGGTGTGAGGACCCCTGGGAAACACTGATGGTGCTCTGCAATAGGGGGAGGGTGTATTGCGAGTGATGATGTAATAATTAATCATAATGAAACCAAACCGGATATCAGGATACATCTATCAACAGAATTTTAAAAAAATCTTATAACAATAAAATACATTACCAGTTGGTTATTATATTATCAATTGAGGGATTTAACAGTGATGTCAATATGATGACATTATCGATAACAAAAATTGTTACACAAACGTTATAATCAGTATTTACATTATCTGGTGGCTATTACATTATCAATTGCAACAGGAAGTACAAATGATACACgatgaaagggagggaggacGCTGGACGTGgcatggtggtgatggtggtgccATAAGCTAGAGATCAGAGGTCAGACATCGTTTCCAACGGGGCTGACGTTCCTCAGGTTGTTGAGTTCCAGCTCCAGCTGGCGTATTTTAACGTCCTTGGTGTTCAGCTCCTCCTTCAGCTTTCTCAGCTCCTCCTGCTGCCTGAAGAACATCCTCAGtagctacagaacagaacagagggatcagggtcatgtagtgtcctgtagaACATCCccaggaacagaacagagggacagaacagaacatCCCCAGGATACAGAATAGAGGGAGGCCATAGAGTGTCCTGTAGTGTCCCCTGTAGAACATCCCCCCAGGAACTACAGAACAGAGGGATCAGGGTCATAGAGTGTCCTGTAGAACATCCCCAGGAACTACAGAACAGAGGGATCAGGGTCATAGAGTGTCCTGTAGAACATCCCCAGGAACTACAGAATAGAGGGATCAGGGTCATAGAGTGTCCTGTAGAACATCCCCAGGAACTACAGAACAGAGGGATCAGGGTCATATAGTGTCCTGTAGAACATCCCCAGGAACTACAGAACAGAGGGCTCAGGTCCACAAAGATAACAGGCTATAGACCATAGTCTGTAATTGTGCTCAGGAAGTCATTTGAGCATTTGCACCCCATTCCAAGTAGTGTTTAATACACTCACTCACCACCCACCAACTAACCTTCTTCCTTCTCTTTTCATTTATCCATTCATCCACCCATACCTCCATCTACAGTTATCTGATGAACACACCTCGTTCTCTGTCCTGGGTGGTACGTTTTCCAGCAGGTCAATGCCGTTGACCACCACACCTTTCTTTTCCTTCACCGGTGCCTTGAACACCAGCTGGTTGGGCTTCTGGTAGCCCTTCTTCAGGGACATTAACACTgggtctgcacacacacacacacacacacacacacacacgcacacacacacacacacacacacacacacacacacacacacacacacacacacacacacacacacacacacacacacacacacacacacacacacacacacacacacacacgaacttcATGAAAATCtgctatgtacagtacacacacactataaattGATGTAAACATTTCCTCTCCCACTACTAGGACTATATCATAAGGTGTGCTGAATATTCAAACTACAGATACATGTGGCATGCACTGTACCTCGGTTGATACCACTCAACCAGTCATTGGCTGAGAGGGCAGGCTCGGTCCCTGCCGTCATTGGATAGATGTCCTCCTGGTATGTCTCTGACTGCAACACcaggagagacagactgagagcaTGTTCCAATACTTTAAGATCTCTGTTTATTCCCAAGGGTGTACATGTTTGTTCCGACCCTGCACGGATTcaacatgtaatctgattcaacTGCCCTAGATAAGATGAATGAGGTGTGTTAGTGCAGGGCTGTAACAAATATGTGCACACACCCCAAGGTCTTTCCAGGTATGGATCGAGAAACAGTGCTATATGAAGTGAGAGGGAGAAGGGCATCCGCACTGACCCTCCTTGGTACTATCATGGAGATGGGCTCGATCAGCCCCTTCAGCGTCACCAGCTTGTAGAAGCGAAACACCTCGCAGGCCGTTACGTCCAGCCCATGTTTAGGCATCACACCTGTGGAGGGAATGGAGGTACCTTAAACATCACCATAGTCCTGCTACTGAATAACATTACCATagtgatgttactgtataacattaccTTAAACATCACCATAGTCCTGCTACTGAATAACATCACCATAGTCCTGCTACTGAATAACATTACCTTAGACATCACCATAGTCCTGCTACTGAATAACATTACCTTAAACATCACCATAgtcctgttactgtataacattaccTTAGTCCTGCTACTGTATAACATTACCTTAGACATCACTATagtgatgttactgtataacattaccATAGTGATGTTACTGTTAccataatggtgttactgtataacattaccttagacatcaccatagtgatgttactgtataacattaccttagacatcaccatagtgatgttactgtataacattaccatagtgatgttactgtataacattaccTTAGACATCACCACagtgatgttactgtataacattaccatagtgatgttactgtataacattaccatagtgatgttactgtataacattaccataatggtgttactgacatcaccacagtgatgttactgtataacattaccatagtgatgttactgtataacattaccatagtgatgttactgtataacattaccataatggtgttactgtataacattaccttagacatcaccatagtgatgttactgtatgttactgtgataacattaccatagtggtgttactgtataacattaccataatggtgttactgtataacattaccatagtggtgttactgtataacattaagataatggtgttactgtataacattaccatagtgatgttactgtataacattaccatagtgatgttactgtataacattaccatagtgatgttactgtataacattaccataatggtgttactgtataacattaccttagacatcaccatagtgatgttactgtataacattaccatagtggtgttactgtataacattaccataatggtgttactgtataacattaccttagacatcaccatagtgatgttactgtataacattaccataatggtgttactgtataacattaccttagacatcaccatagtgatgttactgtataacattaccatagtgatgttactgtataacattaccttagacatcaccatagtggtgttactgtataacattaccatagtggtgttactgtataacattaccttagacatcaccatagtgatgttactgtataacattaccatagtgatgttactgtataacattaccatagtgatgttactgtataacattaccatagtggtgttactgtataacattaccatagtggtgttactgtataacattaccatagtggtgttactgtataacattaccATAGTGGTGTTACTGTATAATATTACCTTAGACATTACCATAGTGATGGTACTGTATAACATTACCTTAGACATCACCACAGTGATGTTAATGTTCAACATTACTCTTTTAAATCATTGATGCATTTCCATAGATTTTTTATACACAATTTTTCACTCAGAAAAAGAGCACCAACATTACTGAATGAAAGCTAAGATGTGGCTGAGCAAACAAACCCAAACCCTTGGTCTCTGTCTGTAAGCGTCGTCCCCCGGTGAGTCTGTCACTTACCAAGGCCTTTCTGTGGGGCAGGGGAGCGGAACTCCATGAGATACTGCAGGTATGGCTTCTCTGTGGTGATCTCATAGTAACGGATGTTGCCATCGCCCTGTGAATGGAATGGATGTATTTGTTTACTATCTGACCCAGATGTCTTCCTGTACATGTACATATATGTTTTACCCTCACTGTTCCTGACAGGGGTTGTTGACGAAACAGAAAGGGAATACCAGCATTGAATCAGGGAAATACTATTTAACAATCTTTTTGGTTAACGAGTTAACGGTTTGGATACACTATGGTCTCGCATCTACTTAAACCAATCAAATGACGTCTCACATCTACCTAAACCAATCAAATGACGTCTCATCATCTCAAATGACGTCTCAAATCCTTAAACCAATCAAATGACGTCTCACATCTACCTAAACCAATCAAATGATGTCTCACATCTCTAAACCAATCAAATCATCTACCTAAACCAATCAAATGACGTCTCACATCTACTTAAACCAATCAAATGACGTCTCACATCTACCTAAACCAATCAAATGACGTCTCACATCTACCTAAACCAATCAAATGACGTCTCACATCTACTTAAACCAATCAAATGACGTCTCACATCTACCTAAACCAATCAAATGACTAATTTGTCTTTAAAAAAAGAGTCCACACTCATGTTCACACTGTTCATTGTGTTGTGTAAGGGGCAGTGCTCACCTTTCCTGCCAGGtacagcatgtgtgtgtctgcatcatAGAAAGGAAACAGCAGCCCTGAGAGACCGTCTATCTCCTCTTCTACCATGGGCATAGACAGGTCCTCCTgtgggacaacacacacacacacacacacacacacacacacacacacacacacacacacacacacacacacacacacacacacacacacacacacacacacacacacacacacacagggatcaGACATTgttcatgaacacacacacttgagGACACACACAATCCTTAATTAAGGATATACACACAAGTGCAGTtgcacatatacacactcacacgcacgcacgcacacacacacacatgaagacgcgcacgcacacacacacacacacacacacacacacacacacacacacacacacacacacacacacacacacacacacacacacacacacacacacacacacacacacacacacacaaggggaaACATTCAGCCCCACATCCCAGCAGGGGGTCCCCGGCTGCCTCACCTGATCCCACAGTGCAATCTGTCTGGTGTTCCACCGGGACACACCTGTCGTTAGCAGCCTCTTCATGTTGCCCAGAAACACCACTCTGTTCACCCTGTGGTTCTTACAGCTGGCGTGCTGGTGGggaacaaacacacagagactctACTGCAATGGGGCATTATATTCACTCTAAATGTGGggaacaaacacacagagactactGTAATGGGGCATTATATTCACTCATTTATATGTACTCTGTAAAGGACAGTGAAACTTTCTCTGCTCGCTGTAAGACTGACCTGTAAGACTCTCCCGGAGCGCGGCTCGATGACACGCAGCTTCTTGTCTTTACAGCTGGTGGCCAGCAGGCTGCCGTCTGTGTTGAAGGACATGCACACGATGACGTCAGAGTGACAGTCGATCATCTTCACCGGCTCACCTATCTCCAGGTTCCAGATCAGGATCTGGATGGGACGGGCAGGGAATCATATCAACTGTCAGTTCTGATCTGATCTTAGATCATATCTGATCTTTGAAGAAAAGGGAGTGAAATAGGGAAAGACTTCCCCTGAACTCCaataaaaacactttttttgtttgtaCTATTACAAATAGTTTTGTGACGTTGTGCTATGTTGTGCACTAATGAATGTGACCCTGTTGTGTATACCTTACAGTCGTAGCCAGTGATCTGTAATGATACCTTacagtagtacatttacatttacatttaattcatttagcagacgctcttatccagtgaTCTGTGATGATACTTTACAGTCGTAGCCAGTGATCTGTAATGATACCTTACAGTAGTAGCCAGTGATCTGTAATGATACCTTACAGTCCTAGCCAGTGATCTGTGATGATACTTTACAGTCGTAGCCAGTGATCTGTGATGATACCTTACAGTCGTAGCCAGTGATCTGTGATGATACCTTACAGTAGTAGCCAGTGATCTGTGATGATACCTTACAGTCCTAGCCAGTGATCTGTGATGATACCTTACAGTCCTAGCCAGTGATCTGTGATGATACCTTACAGTAGTAGCCAGTGATCTGTGATGATACCTTACAGTAGTAGCCAGTGATCTGTGATGATACCTTACAGTCGTAGTCAGTGATCTGTAACGATACCTTACAGTCGTAGCCAGTGATCTGTAATGATACCTTACAGTAGTAGCCAGTGATCTGTAATGATACCTTAAAGTCATAGCCAGTGATCTGTAATGATACCTTAAAGTCCTAGCCAGTGATAAGTGATAATACCTTATAGTCATAGCCAGTGATCTGTGATGATACCTTATAGTCATAGCCAGTGATCTGTAATGATACCTTAAAGTCATAGCCAGTGATCTGTAATGATACCTTAAAGTCCTAGCCAGTGATAAGTGATAATACCTTATAGTCATAGCCAGTGATCTGTGATGATACCTTacagtagtacatttacatttacatttaattcatttagcagacgctcttatccagtgaTCTGTGACGATACTTTACAGTCGTAGCCAGTGATCTGTAATGATACCTTACAGTAGTAGCCAGTGATCTGTAATGATACCTTACAGTCCTAGCCAGTGATCTGTGATGATACTTTACAGTCGTAGCCAGTGATCTGTGATGATACCTTACAGTCATAGCCAGTGATCTGTAATGATACCTTATAGTCATAGCCAGTGATCTGTAATGATACCTTAAAGTCCTAGCCAGTGATAAGTGATAATACCTTATAGTCATAGCCAGCACTGAAGAGGATTCCACTGCTGGTGGGGTGCCACTCGATGAGGCCCACACGCCTGCTGTGTCCATACAGCTCCATCATGGCCTCTGTCATATTCCGCCTCAGCCCTCCCTCTGGGATCTCCCATACTCgtacctggcacacacacacacacacacacacacacacacacacacacacacacacacacacacacacacacacacacacacac encodes:
- the LOC124027593 gene encoding LOW QUALITY PROTEIN: coronin-2B-like (The sequence of the model RefSeq protein was modified relative to this genomic sequence to represent the inferred CDS: inserted 1 base in 1 codon), with the protein product MSWRPTYRSSKFRNVYGKVANREHCFDGIPITKNVHDNHFCAVNAKFLAIVTESSGGGSFIVIPVSQAGRIDPXHPKVCGHQGNVLDIKWNPFFENIIASCSEDSSVRVWEIPEGGLRRNMTEAMMELYGHSRRVGLIEWHPTSSGILFSAGYDYKILIWNLEIGEPVKMIDCHSDVIVCMSFNTDGSLLATSCKDKKLRVIEPRSGRVLQHASCKNHRVNRVVFLGNMKRLLTTGVSRWNTRQIALWDQEDLSMPMVEEEIDGLSGLLFPFYDADTHMLYLAGKGDGNIRYYEITTEKPYLQYLMEFRSPAPQKGLGVMPKHGLDVTACEVFRFYKLVTLKGLIEPISMIVPRRSETYQEDIYPMTAGTEPALSANDWLSGINRDPVLMSLKKGYQKPNQLVFKAPVKEKKGVVVNGIDLLENVPPRTENELLRMFFRQQEELRKLKEELNTKDVKIRQLELELNNLRNVSPVGNDV